In Streptomyces sp. SID8374, one genomic interval encodes:
- a CDS encoding DUF1003 domain-containing protein, with product MAEREERAKAASTGASGLMRPPRTRLDQPKSPRRRLLPEYDPEAFGRFSERIARFLGTGRFIVWMTLIIIVWVAWNVWAPKDMRWDEYPFIFLTLMLSLQASYAAPLILLAQNRQDDRDRVTHEQDRKQNERSIADTEYLSREIAALRMGLGEVATRDWIRSELQDMVRDMEDRRILLGSESDEGDR from the coding sequence ATGGCCGAACGTGAGGAACGGGCGAAGGCCGCCTCGACGGGCGCCTCGGGTCTGATGCGTCCGCCGCGCACCCGGCTCGACCAGCCGAAGTCGCCCCGGCGCAGGCTGCTGCCGGAGTACGACCCCGAGGCGTTCGGCCGGTTCTCCGAGCGGATCGCGCGGTTCCTCGGCACGGGCCGGTTCATCGTCTGGATGACGCTGATCATCATCGTCTGGGTGGCGTGGAACGTCTGGGCGCCCAAGGACATGCGGTGGGACGAGTACCCGTTCATCTTCCTGACCCTGATGCTCTCGCTCCAGGCGTCGTACGCGGCCCCGCTGATCCTGCTGGCGCAGAACCGGCAGGACGACCGGGACCGGGTCACCCACGAGCAGGACCGCAAGCAGAACGAGCGCTCCATCGCCGACACCGAGTACCTCAGCCGGGAGATCGCGGCGCTGCGGATGGGCCTCGGCGAGGTCGCCACCCGGGACTGGATCCGCTCGGAGCTCCAGGACATGGTGAGGGACATGGAGGACCGCCGGATCCTCCTCGGATCCGAGAGTGACGAAGGCGACCGCTGA
- a CDS encoding CBS domain-containing protein produces MAAGAPRVFVSHLAGVPVFDPNGDQVGRVRDLVAMLRVGGRPPRILGLVVEVVSRRRIFLPMTRVTGVESGQVITTGVVNMRRFEQRPTERLVLGEFLDRRVRLVETEEEVTVLDVAIQQLPARRDWEIDKYFVRKGRGGALRRKGETLTVEWSAVSGFSLEEHGQGAENLVATFERLRPADVANALHHLSPKRRVEVAAALDDDRLADVLEELPEDDQVEILGKLKEERAADVLEAMDPDDAADLLSELPEEDKERLLTLMRPDDAADVRRLMAYEERTAGGLMTTEPIVLRPDATVADALARVRQSDLSPALAAQVYVCRSPDETPTGKYLGTVHFQRLLRDPPFTLVSSIVDSDLVPLPPDTPLPTVTSYLAAYNLVSAPVVDESGSLLGAVTVDDVLDHLLPEDWRETDFHGEGGIRHGRT; encoded by the coding sequence ATGGCGGCAGGAGCCCCCAGGGTCTTCGTCTCGCACCTCGCCGGGGTGCCCGTGTTCGATCCGAACGGGGACCAGGTCGGCCGGGTCCGCGATCTGGTGGCGATGTTGCGGGTCGGCGGACGGCCGCCGCGCATCCTGGGTCTGGTCGTCGAGGTGGTCAGCCGGCGGCGGATCTTCCTGCCGATGACCCGGGTGACGGGCGTGGAGTCGGGCCAGGTCATCACGACCGGCGTGGTCAACATGCGGCGCTTCGAACAGCGGCCCACCGAACGGCTGGTCCTCGGCGAGTTCCTCGACCGCCGGGTGCGGCTGGTGGAGACCGAGGAGGAGGTCACCGTCCTGGACGTGGCGATCCAGCAGCTGCCCGCCCGCCGGGACTGGGAGATCGACAAGTACTTCGTCCGTAAGGGGCGGGGCGGTGCGCTGCGCCGCAAGGGCGAGACGTTGACGGTGGAGTGGTCGGCGGTGAGCGGCTTCTCGCTGGAGGAGCACGGGCAGGGCGCCGAGAACCTGGTCGCCACCTTCGAACGGCTGCGCCCCGCCGACGTCGCCAACGCCCTGCACCACCTCTCCCCCAAGCGCCGCGTCGAGGTGGCCGCCGCTCTCGACGACGACCGGCTCGCCGACGTCCTGGAGGAGCTGCCCGAGGACGACCAGGTGGAGATCCTCGGCAAGCTCAAGGAGGAGCGGGCCGCCGACGTCCTGGAGGCGATGGACCCGGACGACGCGGCCGACCTGCTCTCGGAGCTGCCCGAGGAGGACAAGGAGCGGCTGCTGACCCTGATGCGGCCGGACGACGCCGCCGACGTACGGCGGCTGATGGCGTACGAGGAGCGGACGGCGGGCGGTCTGATGACGACCGAGCCGATCGTGCTGCGCCCGGACGCCACGGTGGCCGACGCGCTGGCCCGGGTCCGTCAGTCGGACCTGTCCCCGGCGCTCGCCGCACAGGTGTACGTGTGCCGCTCACCCGACGAGACGCCGACCGGCAAGTACCTGGGCACCGTGCACTTCCAGCGGCTGCTGCGCGACCCGCCGTTCACCCTGGTCAGCTCCATCGTCGACAGCGACCTGGTGCCGCTGCCGCCGGACACCCCGCTGCCGACCGTGACCAGCTATCTGGCCGCGTACAACCTGGTCTCGGCGCCCGTGGTGGACGAGAGCGGGTCCCTGCTGGGCGCGGTGACGGTGGACGACGTACTCGACCACCTGCTCCCCGAGGACTGGCGCGAGACCGACTTCCACGGCGAGGGGGGCATCCGCCATGGCCGAACGTGA